The following are encoded in a window of Ogataea parapolymorpha DL-1 chromosome VII, whole genome shotgun sequence genomic DNA:
- a CDS encoding putative membrane protein translates to MTTAVPEVSVSVVTPAQSGGSPDHLKSSWLVKRLFDAFADAVVEQSNEAGIPGNRSKSMISYCISPFALLCMLTATILNRIVIFASTRTNKRLPRVSKILLRLTAIYLLMEGSYGLLSALKLYTQSPLLKKLIPRYYDFDKDTFASYTFLGLSYSPEYFARTTIFKDEKTTFYGPTPAILKPFYLALCLSQVLETFVAVTSGSEPCIENGLTLFEYSLAFQEVQTANRPSTELLLIGATALAHQLNIHLLGLFDKQKYRLIFSMLIGTFTLTLYTKTFISGRITYMPFTVVMGYLPQMITLLVIVSSLLIFLLAALFKGSFSDLTFSTLTQHLDSIDVSLADDFYTALINMGTFVINAASKQSYVKEFDTIKVPATTYLEAAQPGYGRKIDNHPELAAHQLQQRKKQSKLWMVMRRTQDMRRLLFGFAKMLGGLVWGQHSVADDDRVVGDVREEDWRRLRERNAQMLLSERVNVDELDEQQLQQNYAQLLLSYQLSDFDSSADYSPEILESESELEDESGAENELGQLVSAQDLESLVDPRSPEEIQFARILQQHLHSSSTLTRRRFSENYTPDLRLMDLIREKRVVHDEDLGNCVICHVNARQVILWPCKCLAICESCRVSLFVRNFNECVCCRSKVDGYSKVYIP, encoded by the coding sequence ATGACGACCGCAGTCCCGGAAGTGTCAGTCTCGGTCGTCACTCCGGCGCAGAGCGGTGGCTCACCCGACCATCTCAAGTCCTCGTGGCTGGTGAAACGGCTATTTGATGCGTTTGCAGACGCCGTTGTCGAACAATCCAACGAGGCAGGGATCCCTGGGAATCGCAGCAAGTCCATGATCTCGTACTGCATTTCGCCATTTGCGCTGCTGTGCATGCTGACAGCAACCATTCTCAACCGTATAGTCATTTTTGCCAGCACAAGAACCAACAAAAGACTACCAAGAGTGTCCAAGATCCTGCTGCGACTGACAGCGATCTACCTGCTAATGGAGGGCAGCTACGGACTTCTTTCCGCGCTCAAGCTATACACACAGTCGCCGCTGCTTAAGAAGCTGATCCCCCGCTACTACGACTTCGACAAGGACACCTTTGCAAGCTACACGTTTCTGGGGCTCAGTTACAGTCCGGAGTATTTTGCGCGAACGACAATCTTTaaagacgaaaaaacaaCATTTTACGGCCCGACGCCTGCAATTTTGAAACCGTTCTACCTGGCGCTGTGTCTCAGCCAGGTGCTCGAGACGTTTGTTGCCGTCACGAGCGGGTCTGAGCCCTGCATCGAGAACGGGCTCACGCTGTTCGAGTACTCGCTGGCGTTCCAGGAAGTGCAGACTGCAAACCGGCCGTCGACGGAACTTTTGCTCATCGGGGCCACTGCGCTCGCACACCAGCTCAATATTCATCTGCTCGGTCTCTTTGACAAGCAGAAATACCGGCttattttttccatgcTTATTGGCACCTTCACACTGACACTGTACACCAAAACGTTTATATCCGGCAGAATCACGTACATGCCGTTCACCGTTGTGATGGGCTACCTGCCGCAGATGATCACGCTGCTCGTGATAGTGTCCAGTCTGCTGATTTTCCTGCTTGCGGCGCTGTTTAAAGGCTCGTTCTCCGATCTCACCTTCAGCACGCTGACCCAGCACCTCGACTCGATCGACGTCTCCCTGGCAGACGATTTCTACACGGCCTTGATCAACATGGGCACATTTGTCATCAACGCCGCGTCCAAACAGAGTTACGTCAAGGAATTCGACACCATCAAAGTGCCTGCCACCACCTACCTCGAGGCTGCACAGCCCGGATACGGCAGAAAAATCGACAACCATCCGGAACTGGCTGCGcaccagctgcagcagcggaAGAAACAGTCCAAGCTGTGGATGGTGATGCGACGGACCCAGGATATGCGGCGACTACTGTTTGGGTTCGCCAAGATGCTTGGCGGGCTGGTCTGGGGACAGCACTCTGTGGCCGACGACGACCGCGTCGTGGGCGACGTGCGTGAGGAGGACTGGCGCAGGCTGCGCGAACGCAACGCTCAGATGCTGCTCAGCGAGCGTGTGAACGTTGATGAGCTCGATGAGCAACAGTTGCAGCAAAACTACGCACAGCTTCTGCTCAGCTACCAGCTGTCGGACTTCGATTCCTCGGCAGACTACAGCCCTGaaattttggagagcgAGAGTGAGCTCGAAGACGAGAGCGGCGCCGAAAACGAGCTTGGCCAGTTGGTTTCTGCACAGGACCTGGAGTCTTTAGTCGATCCGCGGTCGCCAGAAGAGATTCAGTTTGCCCGCATTCTACAACAGCACCTGCATTCGTCGTCCACGCTCACGCGGCGTAGGTTCAGCGAGAACTACACGCCAGACCTGCGCCTCATGGACCTCATCAGGGAGAAACGCGTCGTCCATGACGAAGATTTGGGTAACTGCGTGATCTGTCACGTGAACGCGCGTCAGGTGATCTTGTGGCCGTGCAAGTGTCTTGCGATCTGCGAGAGCTGCCGCGTGTCGCTGTTTGTGCGCAACTTCAACGAGTGCGTGTGCTGCCGGTCGAAGGTTGACGGGTACAGCAAAGTGTATATTCCATGA
- a CDS encoding NAD(P)H-hydrate epimerase yields the protein MSFRTIEAARAALLDQELMSTMGFTIDQLMELAGLAVAQAIYKEYPPSSTKNCLILCGPGNNGGDGLVAARHLKLFGYAPKVYYPKPTNREIFTGLTTQLRNFNVPFVSDLTPELKSCDLIVDALFGFSFKPPIRKPFDAVIESMLQAQKNKKKIIAVDIPSGWDVDEGPVAKEISDYQPDLLVSLTAPKPCAKLLKKGALHYVGGRFIDKTFAEKWNIDVPDYPGIDQCAKID from the coding sequence ATGTCTTTTAGAACTATCGAGGCAGCCCGTGCAGCACTGCTGGATCAGGAGCTCATGTCCACAATGGGCTTCACAATTGACCAGCTCATGGAATTGGCAGGTCTGGCCGTCGCACAGGCCATCTACAAAGAATATCCACcttcctccaccaaaaattgcTTGATCCTTTGCGGCCCAGGAAACAACGGTGGAGACGGCCTTGTGGCCGCCAGACACCTCAAGTTGTTCGGCTACGCCCCAAAAGTATACTATCCAAAGCCAACAAACAGAGAAATATTCACTGGACTCACCACCCAGCTACGCAACTTCAACGTTCCATTTGTGTCTGATCTCACGCCAGAGCTAAAGTCATGTGACCTGATCGTGGACGCACTGTTTGGGTTCTCGTTCAAGCCGCCGATCCGCAAACCTTTCGACGCAGTCATCGAAAGCATGCTACAGGCgcaaaaaaacaagaagaaaatcatcGCCGTAGACATCCCGTCCGGCTGGGATGTCGACGAGGGCCCTGTTGCCAAAGAAATCTCGGATTACCAGCCTGACCTGCTCGTGTCTCTTACAGCCCCCAAACCATGTGCAAAGCTTTTAAAGAAGGGAGCGTTACATTATGTGGGAGGAAGGTTCATCGATAAGAcatttgcagaaaaatgGAACATCGACGTGCCAGACTACCCCGGCATCGACCAATGCGCAAAAATCGATTAG
- a CDS encoding One of five related septins (Cdc3p, Cdc10p, Cdc11p, Cdc12p, Shs1p) encodes MSKRNSSAVLRRQKDLKRGIRFTVMVCGCAGTGKTSFVNSLLERNILPHRYQYHKPTGEETIRKTITFANLSGVVSDATEYERVFDPEVANQEPGISITETSVEILDEDDSKLLLTIIDTPGFGDNINNEVCATEIINFLEQQFDLVLAEETRVRRNPRFVDTRVHVCLYFITPTGHGLRELDVDTMKKLSKFVNVIPVIGRADSFTKTELLNFKRNIMQDIDHHKIPIYQFEYDADDDDDVVEENRYLSEMQPFAVITSDDEAEINGVKTRVRTYPWGSIDINNTEYSDFPVLKSVLLGSHLQDLKDITHDFLYENYRTEKLMSVTELEELRAAEAGGIVSEPPSMSNLADIANSKSMAKFDAPSQRISSMLSTGTTGTTKITKDNKVDSVASKLSATSLTEPPEIIKGKPESDYSFQKDDELASLVDDKEETPVGAGLAGSNAATPTTTPRLPHSPSVSSQYSGSPSINARQLRKISETVPYLLKHETLMSKHQKLEELERKSAQELAKRAAELEKKAMELKQREKLLKEQLAKKEKLLAKEEPADTTADTASFVAGDDKEQ; translated from the coding sequence ATGTCCAAGAGAAACTCTTCTGCGGTGCTGAGGCGCCAGAAAGACCTGAAGCGAGGCATCCGGTTCACGGTGATGGTGTGCGGGTGCGCGGGGACTGGCAAGACCTCATTTGTGAACTCGCTTCTCGAGAGAAACATTCTTCCGCACAGGTACCAGTATCACAAGCCGACCGGAGAGGAGACGATCCGCAAGACCATTACGTTTGCCAACCTCAGCGGAGTGGTTTCTGACGCCACCGAGTACGAGAGAGTCTTTGATCCGGAAGTGGCGAATCAGGAGCCTGGAATCTCCATCACAGAGACCTCTGTTGAGAtcctggacgaggacgactcCAAGCTGTTGCTGACGATCATTGACACGCCAGGCTTTGGTgacaacatcaacaacgagGTGTGTGCTACGGAAAtcatcaatttcctcgAACAGCAGTTCGATCTCGTCCTGGCAGAAGAGACCAGGGTCAGAAGAAACCCGCGGTTTGTCGATACCAGGGTGCATGTCTGCCTATACTTCATCACGCCTACAGGCCATGGGCTGCGAGAGCTGGACGTCGACACGATGAAGAAGCTGTCGAAGTTTGTGAACGTGATTCCTGTTATTGGCAGAGCCGACTCGTTCACGAAAACAgagcttctcaatttcAAGAGAAACATCATGCAGGACATAGACCATCATAAAATTCCGATCTACCAGTTTGAGTACgacgcagacgacgacgacgacgtcgtGGAGGAAAACCGGTATCTGAGCGAGATGCAGCCGTTTGCCGTGATCACCTCTGACGACGAAGCAGAGATCAACGGCGTCAAGACCCGCGTCAGAACCTATCCATGGGGGTCCATCGACATTAACAATACCGAGTACTCAGACTTCCCGGTTCTGAAGTCTGTTCTTCTCGGCTCCCATCTACAAGACCTCAAGGACATTACGCACGATTTCCTGTACGAGAACTACCgtactgaaaaattgatgagTGTTACCgagcttgaggagctgCGTGCTGCTGAGGCCGGAGGAATCGTGTCGGAACCACCTTCGATGTCGAACCTCGCCGATATTGCCAACTCCAAGTCCATGGCCAAGTTCGATGCGCCTTCGCAGAGAATCTCGTCTATGCTGTCCACAGGAACCACAGGCACCACCAAGATCACCAAGGACAACAAGGTGGACTCTGTGGCCTCGAAACTCAGTGCAACCTCGCTGACAGAGCCCCCAGAGATCATCAAGGGCAAGCCAGAGTCAGACTACTCGTTCCAGaaagacgacgagctggcctcATTGGTGGATGACAAGGAAGAGACGCCTGTGGGCGCTGGACTTGCGGGCTCGAACGCAGCAACACCGACCACGACGCCTCGGCTACCGCACTCTCCTTCTGTCTCGTCTCAGTACTCTGGATCTCCATCGATTAACGCCAGACAGCTTCGTAAGATCAGTGAGACCGTGCCTTATCTGCTCAAGCATGAGACTTTGATGAGTAAACACCAGAAActcgaagagctggagcgGAAATCTGCGCAAGAACTGGCTAAGCGTGCTgcggagctggagaagaaagccaTGGAACTGAAACAGAGAgagaagctgttgaaagAGCAGTtagcaaagaaagagaagctgCTTGCCAAGGAAGAGCCTGCGGACACTACAGCGGATACCGCGAGCTTTGTAGCTGGAGACGACAAGGAGCAGTAG
- a CDS encoding Tubulin beta chain — protein MREIIHLSTGQCGNQIGAAFWETICGEHGLDADGNYHGTDDIQKSRLNVYYNEASSGKYVPRAVLVDLEPGTIDTVKSSEFGNLFRPDNLIYGQSSAGNVWAKGHYTEGAELVDSVLDVVRREAEGCDSLQGFQITHSLGGGTGSGMGTLLISKIREEFPDRMMATFSVMPSPKVSDTVVEPYNATLSIHQLVENSDETFCIDNEALYDICVRTLKLNQPSYNDLNHLVSSVMSGVTTSLRFPGQLNSDLRKLAVNLVPFPRLHFFMVGYAPLTSIGSQSFRSLTVPELTQQMFDSKNMMAASDPRKGRYLTVAAFFRGKVSVKEVEDEMHKVQTKNSDYFVEWIPNNVQSAVCSVAPKGLDMSATFIGNSTSIQELFRRVGDQFSAMFRRKAFLHWYTSEGMDEMEFTEAESNMNDLVSEYQQYQDSNDIDEELDYADEAPLEDMME, from the exons ATGAGAGAAATT ATCCATTTGTCTACTGGCCAGTGTGGTAACCAGATT GGTGCTGCCTTTTGGGAAACCATTTGCGGCGAACACGGTTTAGATGCTGACGGAAACTACCACGGAACAGACGACATCCAAAAGTCCAGACTCAACGTCTACTACAACGAAGCAAGCAGTGGAAAATACGTGCCAAGAGCAGTTCTCGTTGATTTGGAGCCAGGCACCATCGACACTGTCAAATCGTCAGAGTTTGGTAACTTGTTCAGACCAGATAATCTCATATACGGCCAATCTTCCGCGGGCAACGTTTGGGCTAAGGGCCATTACACAGAAGGTGCCGAACTGGTTGACTCTGTTTTGGACGTCGTCAGAAGAGAGGCTGAAGGCTGCGACTCCTTGCAAGGTTTCCAAATCACCCACTCCTTGGGTGGTGGTACCGGTTCTGGTATGGGTActcttttgatttccaaGATCAGAGAGGAGTTCCCAGACAGAATGATGGCCACCTTCTCTGTGATGCCTTCTCCAAAAGTCAGCGACACCGTTGTGGAGCCATACAACGCTACCTTGTCTATCCACCAACTGGTCGAGAACTCGGACGAGACCTTCTGTatcgacaacgaggccTTGTACGACATTTGCGTCAGaactttgaaattgaaCCAACCATCCTACAACGACTTGAACCACCTTGTGTCCTCAGTTATGTCTGGTGTCACCACTTCGCTCCGTTTCCCAGGACAATTGAACTCCGATCTCAGAAAGCTTGCCGTGAACCTTGTGCCATTCCCAAGATTGCACTTCTTCATGGTTGGCTATGCTCCGCTGACCTCCATCGGATCGCAATCTTTCAGATCGCTGACTGTCCCTGAACTGACCCAGCAAATGTTTGACTCTAAAAACATGATGGCGGCTTCCGACCCAAGAAAGGGAAGGTACCTGACTGTTGCTGCTTTCTTCAGAGGTAAGGTTTCTGTCAAGGAGGTCGAGGACGAGATGCACAAGGTCCAGACCAAGAACTCCGACTACTTTGTCGAATGGATTCCAAACAACGTTCAATCTGCCGTTTGTTCTGTTGCTCCAAAGGGTCTCGACATGTCCGCCACGTTCATTGGAAACTCGACCTCCATCCAGGAGCTGTTCAGAAGAGTTGGCGATCAGTTCAGTGCCATGTTCAGAAGAAAGGCGTTCTTGCACTGGTACACCTCCGAGGGTatggacgagatggagtTTACCGAGGCCGAGTCCAACATGAACGATCTTGTCAGCGAGTACCAGCAATACCAGGACTCCAacgacattgacgaggaatTGGACTACGCTGATGAGGCTCCGTTGGAGGATATGATGGAGTAA
- a CDS encoding Serine/threonine-protein phosphatase 4 regulatory subunit 3 codes for MDAVRPTSPRRVKVYTLEDDKWVDRGTGYCSGMLEGGPHFLVRNENDTSQTLLKATIEGSTQYQRQQDTLIVWTDSQGNDYALSFQEPDGCLSLCEFLINIQHTIEPNISLVAVVSNGQDGEVTEVIAGPVPEPCFPTDTNLAELLELLNQGAKSNKFKETLLDFIKNDGFLTKLIETFHRNEQNKNLINLYYLCDIVKTLVFYGESAIMETFVDDDAIDGIVGILEYDSEFPNYKTNNRQYLAEKTSFKEVIPIQSDEIKDLVKRTFRLYFLKDVVLARLLDDASFNCISTMIHLNEDQILKFIRSDPEFLPALFKLYDDTNDLSVSKARDGIKLIHQFTLIAKKFQPVPQSEFYKALIDQGLVRLIQFAFKDSATESRILATELIVTIIEHDVLLFNKNETEIDTTLISILIEVLLQDPNVGLKTQAFEAIKVLLDPANIAQSTLPFNSTLGNADGNIDTSLVESGYLQSFYKGAAEKLFSPLEKRISSPSSKSTTITYSNLCELLNFVAREHDRALSKTFILEHNLLRGIGNLHRKCYSLQLRLSALRCIKSIIMLDDEDYVRYLIENDVLHEFMSMLRETARQNNLVNSACLSVLHLVLQNKALMNFKALRNYLVAKYSDTLSLDPIGLELIASGEDAREQSLQAEATEVSPTSPDIPDDVEQENSPLTSKNARRIEDDLATPEKKKKLNNIILKAGKTFRINNYTEEEEASET; via the coding sequence ATGGATGCTGTACGGCCAACCTCGCCGCGGCGCGTGAAGGTATACACGCTGGAAGATGATAAGTGGGTCGACCGGGGCACAGGGTACTGTTCAGGAATGCTGGAGGGAGGCCCCCATTTCCTTGTCCGAAACGAAAATGACACCTCCCAAACGCTACTGAAGGCCACAATCGAGGGCTCTACGCAATACCAACGACAGCAAGACACGCTAATTGTCTGGACAGACAGTCAAGGAAACGACTATGCTCTTTCGTTCCAGGAGCCAGACGGCTGTCTGTCGCTATGCGAATTTCTCATCAACATCCAGCACACAATTGAGCCCAACATATCGCTGGTGGCTGTGGTATCGAACGGCCAGGACGGCGAAGTCACAGAGGTGATTGCCGGCCCTGTGCCTGAGCCATGTTTCCCCACCGACACGAACCTGGCcgagcttctggagctctTGAATCAGGGCGCAAAGTCCAACAAATTTAAGGAGACTTTGCTGgatttcatcaaaaacgACGGCTTTTTAACGAAACTCATTGAAACGTTCCACAGAAACGAGCAGAACAAGAACCTGATCAACCTCTACTATTTGTGTGATATTGTCAAGACGTTGGTTTTCTACGGTGAGTCGGCCATTATGGAAACatttgtggacgacgacgcgaTCGATGGCATTGTCGGAATCCTCGAATACGATTCCGAGTTCCCCAACTACAAGACAAACAACCGACAGTACCTTGCTGAAAAGACTAGCTTCAAAGAGGTGATCCCGATTCAGAGcgacgaaatcaaggacCTCGTAAAACGAACTTTCCGGCTCTATTTTCTCAAGGACGTGGTGCTGGCCAGActgctggacgacgcgTCCTTCAACTGTATTTCGACCATGATCCATCTCAACGAAGACCAGATTCTCAAATTCATTCGCTCGGATCCCGAGTTCCTGCCCGCCTTATTCAAGCTATACGACGACACCAACGACCTCAGTGTGTCCAAGGCACGTGACGGAATCAAGCTGATCCACCAGTTCACTCTCATTGCCAAGAAGTTCCAGCCCGTGCCGCAATCCGAGTTCTACAAAGCCTTAATCGACCAAGGTCTAGTGAGACTCATACAGTTCGCATTCAAAGACTCCGCCACAGAGAGCCGAATACTGGCGACGGAGCTTATTGTCACCATAATAGAGCACGACGTGCTtctgttcaacaagaacgagaCCGAGATCGACACCACTTTGATCTCCATCCTTATCGAAGTCCTTTTACAGGATCCCAACGTTGGACTGAAAACACAAGCATtcgaggccatcaaggtTCTTCTGGACCCTGCAAACATCGCGCAATCGACCCTGCCCTTTAATTCGACTCTCGGAAATGCAGACGGCAACATCGACACGAGCCTCGTGGAATCTGGTTATCTCCAAAGTTTTTATAAGGGAGCTGCAGAGAAATTGTTTTCACCACTTGAAAAGCGCATCTCCAGCCCGTCAAGCAAATCCACCACCATCACATACTCCAACCTGTGtgagctgctcaacttCGTGGCAAGAGAGCACGACAGAGCCTTGAGCAAGACGTTTATTTTGGAGCACAATTTGCTTCGTGGAATAGGCAATCTCCACCGCAAATGCTACTCGTTGCAATTACGGCTTAGTGCCCTGCGTTGTATCAAATCGATCATcatgctggacgacgaggactATGTTCGCTACCTTATTGAGAACGACGTGCTTCATGAGTTTATGAGCATGTTGCGAGAGACAGCTCGGCAGAATAATTTGGTTAATTCTGCTTGTCTTAGTGTGCTCCATCTTGTGCTACAGAACAAAGCCCTTATGAACTTCAAGGCGTTGCGCAACTACTTGGTGGCTAAGTATTCAGACACATTGAGTCTCGACCCTATTGGACTTGAATTGATTGCATCCGGCGAAGACGCACGAGAACAGTCTTTGCAGGCCGAGGCTACAGAGGTGAGTCCCACGTCTCCAGATATCCCCGATGATGTCGAACAAGAGAACTCTCCGCTGACATCGAAAAACGCTCGACGGATCGAAGATGACCTTGCGACGcccgaaaagaagaagaagttgaaTAACATCATTCTTAAGGCAGGAAAAACGTTTCGAATTAATAATTACaccgaagaggaggaagcTAGCGAGACgtga
- a CDS encoding Protein WHI3: MSGELETKLNNTSEDTLTPSTREDNHDEPKLNEQMSNLSLKTSNLIPSAVLKIKNVPSDTTLREAFLIFSLCLDEVVFVDIVHEVDSPTHGSSPVPLNNGTISTSLSSHGSVSSSPVIIAKFSSLKTAQQVAQLLDDKCLFSTAYQPVNVELVNDQLDQTSSFASSPYAQTSPSHNSSALPVISSLGPPQTSNIGLNKRPPLSTQRSRFLFSDPFSNHNNPNIPPGSSTSSTSSSASQPQTVPSQPTSALPGGLVPGQQSTAPVASTSSTQNVFDQLTSPLLASTSKGVLLMDSHNEYDQMVRPWSTGSNGLPSSQHNLSTSKSGSSPANNTPTKNIPESLTINTGLASSLPTGLPTPITNEWDRRRQGSAFFNGNQSTPATSAPSQPNGTQQSMLVNGASTPSITSPPFQQSLVQPTQQQQQQHIPELSLLARVPPPANPADQNPPCNTLYVGNLPPDATELELRTLFQPQKGFRRLSFRTKQNTGNGSSSHHGPMCFVEFEDVAYATRALAELYGRTLPRANGSTSNNKGGIRLSFSKNPLGVRGPGQNRRGSNNPSYGSQNNTTQNGNATGAAVQNGGSQYNGFQQFSYQQMPLSQYPK; the protein is encoded by the coding sequence ATGTCCGGAGAATTGGAAACGAAGCTAAATAATACGTCGGAAGACACATTGACTCCGAGCACCAGGGAAGATAATCACGATGAGCCTAAGCTAAATGAACAAATGTCGAATCTGTCATTGAAAACATCTAACCTCATACCGAGTGCTGtgttgaaaatcaagaatGTGCCATCGGATACCACATTAAGGGAGGCGTTTCTCATTTTTTCACTGTGTCTGGATGAGGTTGTCTTCGTCGATATTGTCCATGAAGTGGACTCGCCAACTCATGGATCGTCTCCCGTGCCGTTGAATAACGGCACGATCTCGACATCGCTTTCTAGTCATGGTTCTGTGTCATCGAGCCCCGTCATCATCGCCAAattcagctcgttgaaaaCTGCGCAGCAAGTTGCGCAGCTTCTTGACGATAAATGCTTATTCAGTACTGCATATCAGCCGGTCAACGTGGAATTGGTTAACGACCAACTTGATCAAACTTCGTCATTTGCTAGTTCGCCTTATGCACAGACATCGCCATCCCACAACTCATCAGCTCTTCCGGTAATCAGCTCGCTCGGCCCCCCTCAGACATCGAATATTGGACTTAATAAAAGACCTCCGCTAAGCACGCAAAGATCGAGATTTCTTTTTAGCGATCCATTTTCAAATCATAATAATCCAAATATTCCTCCAGGCTCTTCCACTTCGTCAACTTCATCATCAGCATCGCAACCACAAACTGTTCCGTCCCAACCGACTTCAGCCCTGCCAGGCGGATTGGTACCAGGGCAACAGAGCACTGCTCCTGTGGCATCAACGTCATCCACGCAgaacgtttttgatcaACTGACCTCGCCTTTGTTGGCATCAACAAGTAAAGGTGTGCTTCTGATGGACTCGCATAATGAGTACGACCAGATGGTCAGACCGTGGTCCACGGGAAGCAATGGCCTACCGTCATCGCAGCATAATCTGAGTACATCTAAGAGTGGGTCCTCTCCCGCAAATAATACGCCGACTAAGAACATCCCTGAGTCGTTGACCATCAACACCGGTCTGGCTTCCTCCCTTCCGACGGGATTACCCACCCCGATCACAAATGAATGGGACAGAAGAAGACAAGGATctgcatttttcaatggAAATCAATCGACGCCTGCCACGAGTGCTCCTTCGCAGCCTAACGGAACACAGCAATCGATGCTTGTTAACGGAGCTTCAACGCCTTCAATCACATCGCCTCCATTCCAGCAATCGTTGGTTCAGCCTactcaacagcaacagcagcagcataTTCCCGAGTTGTCATTGTTGGCCAGAGTGCCTCCACCTGCGAATCCCGCTGATCAAAATCCACCATGCAACACATTGTATGTTGGTAATCTGCCACCTGACGCTACAGAGCTTGAACTTCGTACTTTGTTCCAGCCACAGAAAGGTTTCCGCAGGCTGTCCTTCCGAACGAAGCAAAATACAGGTAACGGATCAAGCTCGCATCATGGACCAATGTGCTTTGTTGAGTTCGAAGATGTTGCTTACGCTACACGGGCTTTGGCAGAACTGTATGGTCGCACCCTTCCTCGTGCCAATGGATCTACCTCGAATAATAAAGGAGGAATCCGCTTGAGTTTCAGCAAGAATCCACTAGGTGTGAGGGGTCCAGGCCAGAACAGACGGGGATCCAATAATCCAAGCTACGGTTCCCAGAATAATACAACGCAAAACGGCAATGCTACCGGGGCTGCTGTGCAGAATGGTGGAAGTCAGTACAATGGATTCCAACAGTTTTCCTATCAACAAATGCCACTTTCCCAGTATCCGAAATGA